One window of the Manihot esculenta cultivar AM560-2 chromosome 14, M.esculenta_v8, whole genome shotgun sequence genome contains the following:
- the LOC110630873 gene encoding uncharacterized protein LOC110630873 isoform X1 gives MDFSEEWKSVFPIGSVFGAPLLLSSPSSKAILGPLCFNPKPQTLTQLFDSPSLCPLLSPPSRLSLSRFLSTSTTLDSPIPLSAASSIASLFGPQLHDNAASLLAHNRLQFLKCPHDNTVIVFFSTGCNHDQVGFLLLSVKERNLQVVGDPKGGVLTANKCLNQRIVKILVNPVVDCVCFGANDSCTSNILGYLLVYTMSSVHWFSIKICESSESPILCYIGCKIFKSCSIVDACWSPHLLEESMVLLENGSLFLFDLNSDRSDIYFRGTRLKVSWDDSGNSGNRKWLGCQFSWHPRVLIVASSDAVFLVDWRHDEFKVTCLANIYMFGVYAPIEKERFLVFSKAVSDNFHFVLASDSMLVLCDVRKPMMPVLQWAHGLDKPCYVDVFRLSELRSNSRESTFEWATVSGFGIILGSFWNCEFSLFCYGPPLPSHIGSVASEISKISRSFYSWELPSDFLLSGNKCPCGSCLVREEFLKDALPEWIDWQQKRDIVLGFGILSNDLSSLLFESDEFGGFTLIRLMSSGKLELQRYCASWNLVRKLEAAHRDPLLCFRDNLLYSLEDEEYKFPRRFKYLKLEYLHAYMNGNISQVLDSNMTKPYKGFQQRESFSVDFHEILCEKLKICGFSRFRTSPAISVVFNDINLPTSVHEVALRSIWASLPMELLQLAFSSYSEFLEVLLDKKKVALEFLVVPDLPQLPPFFLRKPSSRSSRWSNKVLCSNNLVGPVLPLPILITLHELQNGCPNSQDEIGGFSPDVELSNRCSEVMQVAREIAMPDSTAEPHDEDAVSLGNDRDDIWVASDKPKSFFLYCPVAVHCSTEGNRESNCVHEDGRFAFLISKVHEKESIHKNEVANVGQELFDDLCPIHLKFDAAAVDFSSQELKAYNLLKRHFSKWQEEFKPFQGFYSRFKKVGTREFICSNLLWRQNFNSSKILGLISH, from the exons ATGGACTTTTCAGAGGAATGGAAGTCCGTATTCCCGATTGGCAGCGTCTTTGGGGCACCTCTTCTCCTCTCAAGTCCCTCCTCAAAGGCCATTCTGGGTCCTCTTTGCTTCAACCCAAAACCTCAGACCCTAACTCAACTCTTTGACTCTCCCTCCCTGTGTCCTCTTCTCAGTCCTCCTTCACGTCTCTCTCTATCTAGATTCCTCTCCACTTCAACAACACTTGATTCCCCTATCCCTCTCTCCGCTGCCTcttccatagcctccctctttGGCCCCCAACTCCATGATAATGCTGCTTCTCTGCTAGCCCACAACCGCCTTCAATTCCTCAAATGTCCACATGACAATACTGTCATCGTCTTTTTTTCCACAGGGTGCAACCATGACCAAGTTGGCTTCTTGTTACTTTCAGTGAAAGAAAGGAATTTGCAAGTTGTTGGGGATCCAAAAGGTGGTGTTCTTACTGCCAACAAGTGTTTGAATCAAAGGATAGTGAAGATTTTGGTGAACCCAGTTGTGGATTGTGTTTGTTTTGGAGCTAATGATTCTTGTACGTCTAATATCCTTGGCTATTTATTGGTTTATACAATGTCCTCTGTGCATTGGTTCAGTATTAAAATTTGTGAAAGTAGTGAAAGTCCTATTTTGTGTTACATTGGTTGCAAAATATTTAAGAGTTGCTCTATCGTGGATGCTTGTTGGAGTCCACATTTGCTAGAAGAGAGCATGGTGTTGTTGGAGAATGGTTCATTGTTTTTGTTTGATTTGAACTCTGATAGATCTGATATATATTTTAGAGGAACTAGGTTGAAAGTATCATGGGATGATTCTGGGAATTCTGGGAATCGAAAATGGTTGGGATGTCAATTCAGTTGGCATCCTAGGGTTTTGATTGTTGCTAGTTCAGATGCTGTTTTTCTGGTTGATTGGAGGCATGATGAGTTCAAAGTGACTTGTTTGGCAAATATTTATATGTTTGGTGTGTATGCTCCAATTGAAAAGGAGCGGTTCCTAGTTTTCTCCAAAGCGGTTTCAGATAATTTCCATTTTGTTTTGGCTTCGGATAGCATGTTAGTCCTCTGCGATGTGCGCAAGCCGATGATGCCAGTTTTGCAATGGGCACATGGTCTTGATAAGCCGTGCTATGTTGATGTGTTCAGATTATCAGAGTTGAGATCAAACTCGAGGGAAAGCACATTTGAATGGGCAACTGTATCGGGTTTTGGTATTATATTGGGATCATTTTGGAATTGTGAATTTAGTCTCTTTTGCTATGGACCACCTCTGCCTTCTCACATAGGGTCAGTTGCCTcagaaatttcaaaaatttccaGATCTTTTTATTCATGGGAGCTCCCTTCAGATTTCTTGTTGTCTGGTAATAAGTGTCCATGTGGGAGTTGTCTTGTAAGAGAAGAGTTTTTGAAGGATGCTCTTCCTGAATGGATTGATTGGCAGCAGAAAAGAGACATAGTTTTGGGTTTTGGCATTTTAAGCAATGATCTCTCTTCATTGCTCTTTGAGTCGGATGAATTTGGTGGTTTTACTTTGATTAGGCTAATGTCTTCAGGGAAGCTGGAGTTGCAGAGATATTGTGCATCATGGAATTTGGTTAGAAAATTAGAAGCAGCCCATAGAGATCCACTGTTGTGTTTCAGAGACAACTTGCTTTACTCCTTGGAGGATGAGGAATACAAGTTTCCTAGAAGATTTAAGTATTTGAAGCTGGAATATCTCCATGCATACATGAATGGTAATATTTCTCAGGTCTTGGATTCAAACATGACAAAGCCGTACAAGGGTTTTCAACAGAGAGAGTCTTTTAGTGTGGACTTCCATGAAATACTGTGCGAGAAATTGAAGATCTGTGGGTTCAGTCGATTTAGAACATCTCCTGCTATTAGCGTTGTTTTTAATGACATCAACTTGCCAACAAGTGTACATGAGGTTGCTTTGAGGAGCATATGGGCAAGCTTGCCAATGGAACTTTTGCAACTTGCCTTTTCCAGCTACTCTGAATTTCTTGAAGTACTCTTGGACAAGAAGAAGGTCGCTTTGGAATTTTTAGTTGTTCCAGACCTACCTCAGttgcctccatttttcttgaggaAGCCTTCAAGTCGCAGCAGTAGGTGGTCAAATAAAGTGCTGTGCAGCAATAACCTCGTTGGTCCAGTTCTTCCTCTCCCTATTTTGATTACACTTCATGAGTTACAAAATGGCTGTCCAAATTCACAAGATGAAATTGGTGGCTTTTCGCCAGATGTGGAACTGAGCAATCGATGCAGTGAAGTAATGCAAGTGGCCAGGGAAATAGCAATGCCAGATTCTACTGCTGAGCCTCATGATGAAGATGCAGTCTCCCTTGGGAATGACAGAGATGACATATGGGTTGCTTCTGATAAACCAAAATCATTCTTTTTATATTGTCCTGTTGCAGTTCACTGCTCTACTGAAGGTAACAGAGAGAGCAACTGTGTTCACGAGGATGGCAGATTTGCTTTCTTGATTTCAAAAGTGCATGAGAAAGAGTCAATCCACAAGAACGAGGTAGCAAATGTTGGACAAGAACTCTTTGACGATCTGTGCCCCATTCACTTGAAGTTTGATGCTGCAGCTGTGGACTTCAGTTCACAAGAATTGAAAGCTTATAACTTGTTGAAAAGGCATTTCTCAAAATGGCAAGAAGAATTCAAACCATTTCAGGGGTTTTATAGCCGATTCAAAAA AGTTGGAACAAGGGAATTCATATGCAGCAACCTGTTATGGAGGCAGAACTTCAACAGCAGCAAAATCTTAGGCCTGATAAGTCATTAA
- the LOC110630873 gene encoding uncharacterized protein LOC110630873 isoform X2, whose translation MDFSEEWKSVFPIGSVFGAPLLLSSPSSKAILGPLCFNPKPQTLTQLFDSPSLCPLLSPPSRLSLSRFLSTSTTLDSPIPLSAASSIASLFGPQLHDNAASLLAHNRLQFLKCPHDNTVIVFFSTGCNHDQVGFLLLSVKERNLQVVGDPKGGVLTANKCLNQRIVKILVNPVVDCVCFGANDSCTSNILGYLLVYTMSSVHWFSIKICESSESPILCYIGCKIFKSCSIVDACWSPHLLEESMVLLENGSLFLFDLNSDRSDIYFRGTRLKVSWDDSGNSGNRKWLGCQFSWHPRVLIVASSDAVFLVDWRHDEFKVTCLANIYMFGVYAPIEKERFLVFSKAVSDNFHFVLASDSMLVLCDVRKPMMPVLQWAHGLDKPCYVDVFRLSELRSNSRESTFEWATVSGFGIILGSFWNCEFSLFCYGPPLPSHIGSVASEISKISRSFYSWELPSDFLLSGNKCPCGSCLVREEFLKDALPEWIDWQQKRDIVLGFGILSNDLSSLLFESDEFGGFTLIRLMSSGKLELQRYCASWNLVRKLEAAHRDPLLCFRDNLLYSLEDEEYKFPRRFKYLKLEYLHAYMNGNISQVLDSNMTKPYKGFQQRESFSVDFHEILCEKLKICGFSRFRTSPAISVVFNDINLPTSVHEVALRSIWASLPMELLQLAFSSYSEFLEVLLDKKKVALEFLVVPDLPQLPPFFLRKPSSRSSRWSNKVLCSNNLVGPVLPLPILITLHELQNGCPNSQDEIGGFSPDVELSNRCSEVMQVAREIAMPDSTAEPHDEDAVSLGNDRDDIWVASDKPKSFFLYCPVAVHCSTEGNRESNCVHEDGRFAFLISKVHEKESIHKNEVANVGQELFDDLCPIHLKFDAAAVDFSSQELKAYNLLKRHFSKWQEEFKPFQGFYSRFKKQVA comes from the coding sequence ATGGACTTTTCAGAGGAATGGAAGTCCGTATTCCCGATTGGCAGCGTCTTTGGGGCACCTCTTCTCCTCTCAAGTCCCTCCTCAAAGGCCATTCTGGGTCCTCTTTGCTTCAACCCAAAACCTCAGACCCTAACTCAACTCTTTGACTCTCCCTCCCTGTGTCCTCTTCTCAGTCCTCCTTCACGTCTCTCTCTATCTAGATTCCTCTCCACTTCAACAACACTTGATTCCCCTATCCCTCTCTCCGCTGCCTcttccatagcctccctctttGGCCCCCAACTCCATGATAATGCTGCTTCTCTGCTAGCCCACAACCGCCTTCAATTCCTCAAATGTCCACATGACAATACTGTCATCGTCTTTTTTTCCACAGGGTGCAACCATGACCAAGTTGGCTTCTTGTTACTTTCAGTGAAAGAAAGGAATTTGCAAGTTGTTGGGGATCCAAAAGGTGGTGTTCTTACTGCCAACAAGTGTTTGAATCAAAGGATAGTGAAGATTTTGGTGAACCCAGTTGTGGATTGTGTTTGTTTTGGAGCTAATGATTCTTGTACGTCTAATATCCTTGGCTATTTATTGGTTTATACAATGTCCTCTGTGCATTGGTTCAGTATTAAAATTTGTGAAAGTAGTGAAAGTCCTATTTTGTGTTACATTGGTTGCAAAATATTTAAGAGTTGCTCTATCGTGGATGCTTGTTGGAGTCCACATTTGCTAGAAGAGAGCATGGTGTTGTTGGAGAATGGTTCATTGTTTTTGTTTGATTTGAACTCTGATAGATCTGATATATATTTTAGAGGAACTAGGTTGAAAGTATCATGGGATGATTCTGGGAATTCTGGGAATCGAAAATGGTTGGGATGTCAATTCAGTTGGCATCCTAGGGTTTTGATTGTTGCTAGTTCAGATGCTGTTTTTCTGGTTGATTGGAGGCATGATGAGTTCAAAGTGACTTGTTTGGCAAATATTTATATGTTTGGTGTGTATGCTCCAATTGAAAAGGAGCGGTTCCTAGTTTTCTCCAAAGCGGTTTCAGATAATTTCCATTTTGTTTTGGCTTCGGATAGCATGTTAGTCCTCTGCGATGTGCGCAAGCCGATGATGCCAGTTTTGCAATGGGCACATGGTCTTGATAAGCCGTGCTATGTTGATGTGTTCAGATTATCAGAGTTGAGATCAAACTCGAGGGAAAGCACATTTGAATGGGCAACTGTATCGGGTTTTGGTATTATATTGGGATCATTTTGGAATTGTGAATTTAGTCTCTTTTGCTATGGACCACCTCTGCCTTCTCACATAGGGTCAGTTGCCTcagaaatttcaaaaatttccaGATCTTTTTATTCATGGGAGCTCCCTTCAGATTTCTTGTTGTCTGGTAATAAGTGTCCATGTGGGAGTTGTCTTGTAAGAGAAGAGTTTTTGAAGGATGCTCTTCCTGAATGGATTGATTGGCAGCAGAAAAGAGACATAGTTTTGGGTTTTGGCATTTTAAGCAATGATCTCTCTTCATTGCTCTTTGAGTCGGATGAATTTGGTGGTTTTACTTTGATTAGGCTAATGTCTTCAGGGAAGCTGGAGTTGCAGAGATATTGTGCATCATGGAATTTGGTTAGAAAATTAGAAGCAGCCCATAGAGATCCACTGTTGTGTTTCAGAGACAACTTGCTTTACTCCTTGGAGGATGAGGAATACAAGTTTCCTAGAAGATTTAAGTATTTGAAGCTGGAATATCTCCATGCATACATGAATGGTAATATTTCTCAGGTCTTGGATTCAAACATGACAAAGCCGTACAAGGGTTTTCAACAGAGAGAGTCTTTTAGTGTGGACTTCCATGAAATACTGTGCGAGAAATTGAAGATCTGTGGGTTCAGTCGATTTAGAACATCTCCTGCTATTAGCGTTGTTTTTAATGACATCAACTTGCCAACAAGTGTACATGAGGTTGCTTTGAGGAGCATATGGGCAAGCTTGCCAATGGAACTTTTGCAACTTGCCTTTTCCAGCTACTCTGAATTTCTTGAAGTACTCTTGGACAAGAAGAAGGTCGCTTTGGAATTTTTAGTTGTTCCAGACCTACCTCAGttgcctccatttttcttgaggaAGCCTTCAAGTCGCAGCAGTAGGTGGTCAAATAAAGTGCTGTGCAGCAATAACCTCGTTGGTCCAGTTCTTCCTCTCCCTATTTTGATTACACTTCATGAGTTACAAAATGGCTGTCCAAATTCACAAGATGAAATTGGTGGCTTTTCGCCAGATGTGGAACTGAGCAATCGATGCAGTGAAGTAATGCAAGTGGCCAGGGAAATAGCAATGCCAGATTCTACTGCTGAGCCTCATGATGAAGATGCAGTCTCCCTTGGGAATGACAGAGATGACATATGGGTTGCTTCTGATAAACCAAAATCATTCTTTTTATATTGTCCTGTTGCAGTTCACTGCTCTACTGAAGGTAACAGAGAGAGCAACTGTGTTCACGAGGATGGCAGATTTGCTTTCTTGATTTCAAAAGTGCATGAGAAAGAGTCAATCCACAAGAACGAGGTAGCAAATGTTGGACAAGAACTCTTTGACGATCTGTGCCCCATTCACTTGAAGTTTGATGCTGCAGCTGTGGACTTCAGTTCACAAGAATTGAAAGCTTATAACTTGTTGAAAAGGCATTTCTCAAAATGGCAAGAAGAATTCAAACCATTTCAGGGGTTTTATAGCCGATTCAAAAAGCAAGTGGCTTGA